CGTCGCGATCCTGCACGCCGCGTCGGAGGCAGGATGTGGGGAAGCCTTCGTCCTCGTGAGCAACACGGCGGAAGGGTGCTCCCCGCTCACGATCCGCGAGCTCGCGCGGCGAACCGCTCGCGTGTTCCGCCGCTGAAGGCGGAGACGCTATGCTGTGGGCCATGCTTCGCAACTCGCTTCTCTCCGGCGTGGCCGTCTTCGTTCTTGCCCTCATCGCGTGCAAAGGCTCGACCGAGCCCGACGCGACCTCCACGTCGTCGAGCAGCGGCGGCGAGCCCGCCTCGTCCGGCGGCAGCTCGAACGGGAGCAACGGGAACGGCAGCACGAGCACGACCAGCAGCGGGTCGAGCGGGAACCCGCCGCCCTCGAACGACGTCGTCATCTCGGACGAGAGCGTCGACGTCGACGGCACGCCGCGCGCCTACAAGCTGGTCGCGCCGAAGGACTACGACGAGGCGAGGGCGTACCCGCTCATCGTCGCGATGCACGGTGACGGCCAGGACGCCGGTGGCTTCATCGGCTTCAGCGGGCTCACCAACGTCGCCGGCACCGAAGCGGTGATGGCGTTCACCGATCAGTCGCTCGACCTCACGACCTACTACGACAACAACAAGGACCAGAAGATGGTCCCCGCGATCATCGCCGCGGTGAAGGGCAAGCGGAACATCGACGCCGGGAAGATCTGGGGCTTCGGCTACAGCAAGGGCGCGTTCCAGATCGGCGAGCTCCTCTGCAGCGGGAAGGACATCTTCACCGCCGTCGCGGTCCACCAGGGCGGCGCGCCGCAAGACAAGGACGGCGACGGGAACGGCGACTGCTGGAATCCGGTGAAGGTCCCGATGTTCGTCCTCGGCGGCGGGAACGACAAGGACATCGGCAGCGAGTACTACGCGCAGTTCTTCGCCGGCATCCACGGCTGCGACAACCCCTTCGGCGCGCGCACCAAGGCGAGCCCCGACATCTGCGAGAAGTTCAACGGGTGCGACGCGGGAAAGCCCCTCCTCTTCTGCGAGGCCCCGGGCGTGCCGCACTACCCGATCTACGAGAAGTCGGCCGAGCTCTCCGTGGCCTGGTTCAAGACGCTCTGACGTTCGTCACTTCGCCTTCGCCGGCGGGGGCGGCTCGGGGCTCCGCTCCTCGTTCTGCTTGATCGAGTAGCGCACGAGCGCGCGCAGCACCTGGTTGCGTTCGACGTTGCCGACGAGCAGCTTGATGTCCTCGTACACGCTCGGGTCGACGAGGAGCGCGCCGACGGTGCCGCGCCCCGCCTTCATCCCCGCCACGATCTCGCGGAGGTCGTCGCTCATCGCGTTGACGTTGCCCATCAGGTGCTGCGTCTGATCGTCGCCGTACACGATCGCGTGGGCGAGGCCATTGCCGGTCCGCACCGCCTCGAGCGACTTGTTGAGCTCGATCATCGAGCCGGTCGTCGCCTGGGCGAGCTTGTCGTCGTAGATCGCCGCGTGCGCGAGCCCGTTGCCGTTCTTGATCTGCGTCGTCAGCTCGTTCGCGTCCCGGCTCACGCGCGCGAGGTTCGCGCTGGTCGCCTCGAGGTTGCCGAGGATCCGCTCGACCTTCTTCGCCTCCTCCGGATCGAAGATCATCTTGTGCGCGACACCGTCCCGGAGCGCGACGCCGTCGAGGATGAGGCGGAGCGAGGACATCGTCCCGTGGAGGTCTTCCTTGAACCGATCGTCCGCGATCCCCTCCGTGACGCGCTTGATGTCCGAGAGCGCGGCCTTCGCCTCCTGCGCCGCCTTCTGCGCGTCGCCGAAGAGATCGCCCGGCGGCGCGGTGTCGAGCCACCCGTCCGGTGCGACGGCCGCGTTGGGGTCCTTGCCCTCCGCGCGCATCTTCTCCGCGCGCGGCTGATCCCAGGCGATGACGACCATCTTGTCGCCGAGGAGGCCCTTCGCCTCGATCGTCGCCACCGTCCCCGCGCGGATGCGCCCCATCTCCGCCTTCGCGATCGAGAGCGTGACGTAGACCTTGTTGTCGTTCGGATCCTTCCCGTGCTCGACCTCGCCGACGGAGCCGATGTCGATGCCGCCCATGCGCACGACCGACCCTGTCCGAAGGCCGACGACGTCGTCGTACGCCGCGTGGTACGTGACCTTGCGGTCCCACGCCTTGCGGTTCTCACCGATGGTGAACACCGCGATCGCCGAGAGGACGATGCCGAAGAAAACGAAGAGCCCGACCCGGAACGTTCGTGCCTTCTCGCGCTTCACGAGGTCGAGAGTAGCACCGACACGTCCTCGATCTCGGGCGCCTTCCCGTCGATGAAATCGCGGACGTACGGGTCTTCGCTCCGGCGGAAATCCTCCGGCGTGCCTTCGAGGAGCAGCCTCCCCTTCCCGATCATCACGATGCGGTCCGACACCGAGAACGCGGTCCCCATGTCGTGGGTGACGACGATGCTGGTGAGGCCGAGGCGCTTCTTGATCGAGCGGATCAGGTTGTTGATGCGCGCGGTGTTGATCGGGTCGAGGCCGGTGGTGGGCTCGTCGTAGAGGAGCACCTCGGGCTGGAGCGCCAGCGTGCGCGCGAGGCCGACGCGCTTCTTCATGCCGCCGGAGAGATCGCTCGGACGCATCTCCTCGATCCCCGGCAGGCCGACGCTCGCGAGCGCGTCCGCGACACGCTGCGCGATCTCGGGCTCGGTCATCGTCTTCCAGTTCTGCTCCCGCAGCCCGTAGGCGACGTTGTCGCCGACGCTCAGCGAGTCGAACAGCGCGGCGCCCTGGAAGAGGTACGCGATGCGCCGGCGCACGCGATAGAGGTCGGCGTCGTCCATCGCCGCGACGTCCTTGCCGTCGAAGACGATCTCGCCGCGATCGGGCCTGAGGAGCCCGATCAGCATCTTCAGCATCACGCTCTTGCCGCTGCCGGACGCGCCGAGGATGGTGACGGTCTCGCCGCGCGCGATCGCGAACTCGAGGCCGCGGTAGATGACCTTCGTCCCGAACGCCTTGTGCAGGGCACGGAAGTGGATCAACGGCTCCAGGTGAACCGCTCTTTCTTCTGCGGGTGGCGACCGCGACTCAGTGCTCGTCGATGACGAGCCAGACGTCGTCGAGGCAGAGCTCGCCCTTCGCGTGCTCGGTGATCTTGAGGTCGCTCACCTTCGCGGGCCGACCGTTGATCGTCACCTTCGTCCGCGCGGGATCGATCCGGCCCGTGACCGCGCGCTTCTCGCTCGCGATCGTCAGCGTGTCCGGCGCGATGGCCGTGATGACGCCGTGGACCCTGCGGTCCGTCGACAGAGGCTCGGCGGCGCCGAGGAGAGAGACCGCAATCGCGACGAGACCGAGCTGCTTCATCATGGCGAATTCCCCTCGGGGCTGCGGAACTCGACCACCCCCGGTCGAGACGCGTCGCGCTCATACCATCTCGACCATCCGCTCGCATCAACAAATAGTCGAGCTCATTTCGCTCGAAAAAACCGAGCGATTGTCGCTGGATATGCGTGCATCAGCGAGCGAGGCGCCGCGCGCACCCGATCCGCGGCTTCCCGGTGACGTCGAGATCATTCGGGAAACCTGGCGCTAGGCTAGCTCACCGACGGCCGGAGCCTAGGCCGGCTTCGCGCGGAGGCGCTTCTTCATGCTCGCGGTCTGCGAGCGCTTGGAGATGCGCTTGTCGATCCACTCCGTGAGCGGCGCGGCGACGTAGATGCTGGAGTACGTGCCGGCGACGATGCCGACGACCATGCCGAAGGCGAAGTCCTTGAGGACGCCGGTGCCCCAGATGAAGAACGCGAGGACGGAGAGCATCGTCGCGCCCGACGTGAGGATCGTGCGCGAGAGGGTCTCGGAGACGCTCATGTTGATGATCTCGCCGAAGCTCTTGCCGCGATGCTTGCCGAGGTTCTCGCGGATGCGGTCGTAGACGACGACGGTGTCGTTCATCGAGTAGCCGACGATCGTGAGCACGACCGCGATCGTCGACAGCGTGACCTCGCGTCTCGTCACGACGAAGGCGCCGAGGACGACGACCGCGTCGTGGACGCACGCGAGGACGACGCCGGGCGCGAACCGCAGGTCGAAGCGGAACGCGAGGTAGATCATGATGAACACGATCGAGAGCGCGACCGCGTTGCGCGCGCTGTCGCGGAGCTGCTTGCCCGCCTTCGGACCGACCCACTCGACGCGGAGGGCGTGGTCGGGCACCGCGTCGCCGAGCTGCGCGCGGAGGACGTCCATCAGCTGGTCGCCCTTCGACTGGAGCTGGATCTCGACGCGGTGGTCGCGCTTGTTCACGACCTGCGGGTTCTTGTCGGATACGCGGAGCTTCACGTTCGCGACGGTCTGGACCTGCTGCTTGATCTTCTCGAGGTCGGGCTCGGTGTCGTAGCGGACGCCGAGCTTGTCGCCGCCGGCGCTGAACTTCACCTCCGTCGCCTGCGCGTTCTTCGGGCAGGCGGCGTCCCCGTCGCCCTCGACGCCGAAGCAGAGCGCCTTCTTGAGCGCCTCCTTCGTCGTGTCGTCGACGGTGCTGATCTCCTGGACGCGGATCAAGAACTGGCTGTCCGACGTCGGGCTCTGGACCTGCACCACGTCCGGCTCGGAGAACTGCCCCGAGTGCACGACCGCCTCGCGGATCTGCCCGCCGTCGGTCGTCTTCGTGAACGCGACCTCGATCTCGGTGCCGCCGCGGAAGTCGGTGCCGTAGTTCGGACCGGGGACGTAGAGCGAGACGATCGAGGCGATGGTGAGGAAGATCGACAGCGCAATCCACCATTTGCGCTGGGACATGAAGTCATAGGTTTTGTGGGACTTGAAGAACTCCATGACTCCCTCTCAGAACTCCGCGCCGACGCTGAGCCGCTTGACCTTCGCGCCGCGGACCCACCAGTCGAAGACGAGGCGCGTGCAGAACACGCCGGTGAAGAGGCTCGCGATGATGCCGATGATGAGCGTCACGGCGAAGCCCTTGACCGGACCCGTCCCGTACTGGGCGAGGATGAGGCCGGAGATGAACATGGTGACGTGGCCGTCGACGATGGCGGTGAACGCCTTGTCGTAGCCGGCGTCGACCGCGGCGCGGACGCTCTTGCCCTGGCGCAGCTCCTCGCGGATGCGCTCGTTGATGAGCACGTTCGCGTCGATCGCGACGCCGATCGTGAGCGCGAGGCCGGCGATGCCGGGGAGCGTGAGCGTGCCGCTGAACGACGCGAGGATCGCGAGCTGGAACAGCAGGTTGAAGAGCACCGCCGCGTCGGCGACGAGGCCGGACTTGCGGTAGTAGATGAACATGAACACGAGGACGAGCATGCCGCTCGCGACCGCGCCGATGGCGCCCTTCGCGATCGCGTCCTCGCCGAGGGTGGGGCCGATGATCGACTCGTTGGAGAGCTGGATCGGAGCGGGGAGCGCGCCGGAGCGGAGGACCATCTCGAGCTTCTCCGCGTTCTTGAGCTGCTGGTCCTGATCGCCCGAGCCCATCGTGATGCTCGCGCGGCCGCCGCCGATCTT
The DNA window shown above is from Labilithrix sp. and carries:
- a CDS encoding MCE family protein, coding for MKREKARTFRVGLFVFFGIVLSAIAVFTIGENRKAWDRKVTYHAAYDDVVGLRTGSVVRMGGIDIGSVGEVEHGKDPNDNKVYVTLSIAKAEMGRIRAGTVATIEAKGLLGDKMVVIAWDQPRAEKMRAEGKDPNAAVAPDGWLDTAPPGDLFGDAQKAAQEAKAALSDIKRVTEGIADDRFKEDLHGTMSSLRLILDGVALRDGVAHKMIFDPEEAKKVERILGNLEATSANLARVSRDANELTTQIKNGNGLAHAAIYDDKLAQATTGSMIELNKSLEAVRTGNGLAHAIVYGDDQTQHLMGNVNAMSDDLREIVAGMKAGRGTVGALLVDPSVYEDIKLLVGNVERNQVLRALVRYSIKQNEERSPEPPPPAKAK
- a CDS encoding ABC transporter ATP-binding protein; protein product: MEPLIHFRALHKAFGTKVIYRGLEFAIARGETVTILGASGSGKSVMLKMLIGLLRPDRGEIVFDGKDVAAMDDADLYRVRRRIAYLFQGAALFDSLSVGDNVAYGLREQNWKTMTEPEIAQRVADALASVGLPGIEEMRPSDLSGGMKKRVGLARTLALQPEVLLYDEPTTGLDPINTARINNLIRSIKKRLGLTSIVVTHDMGTAFSVSDRIVMIGKGRLLLEGTPEDFRRSEDPYVRDFIDGKAPEIEDVSVLLSTS
- the secF gene encoding protein translocase subunit SecF, with product MEFFKSHKTYDFMSQRKWWIALSIFLTIASIVSLYVPGPNYGTDFRGGTEIEVAFTKTTDGGQIREAVVHSGQFSEPDVVQVQSPTSDSQFLIRVQEISTVDDTTKEALKKALCFGVEGDGDAACPKNAQATEVKFSAGGDKLGVRYDTEPDLEKIKQQVQTVANVKLRVSDKNPQVVNKRDHRVEIQLQSKGDQLMDVLRAQLGDAVPDHALRVEWVGPKAGKQLRDSARNAVALSIVFIMIYLAFRFDLRFAPGVVLACVHDAVVVLGAFVVTRREVTLSTIAVVLTIVGYSMNDTVVVYDRIRENLGKHRGKSFGEIINMSVSETLSRTILTSGATMLSVLAFFIWGTGVLKDFAFGMVVGIVAGTYSSIYVAAPLTEWIDKRISKRSQTASMKKRLRAKPA